From Thermovirga sp.:
GATGCCCGCCACGACAAAGGAGACCAGGAAGTGGCCTCCAGCCGGGATGGGCAGGCCCTGGAAGGACCCGTCCACATGGTGAACGTTGAATCTCGCCAGCCTTAACGCCCCGCAGAGGGCGAAGAAGGCGGCCACGATAGCTCCCGTAACCCCGAAGAAACCCTTGAGGTAAACCGAGTAGATTATCATGGCCGGGGCCACGCCGAAGCTAACCAGGTCGGCGAGGCTATCCAGTTCCATGCCGAAACTGCTGCTGCCTCCAAGTTTCCTGGCCATCTTGCCGTCCATGAAGTCGAAGAACACGGCGAAGAAGACCAGCCACGAGGCCGGAACGAAATGGCCGTGGAAGGCCAGAACCAGGGAGAGCATGCCGCTGAGCATGTTTCCGCAGGTAATCATGTTAGGGATGAGGGTCTTCATTGGTACGGATTTTCCCCTACGTTCTAGGCTCATATCATTTTCTCACTCCTATCGCTGTCTTCCCTGCCTTGACCTTCGCCCCTACGGCCACGGCCGGTGAAATGCCCTCCGGAAGATACAGGTCAACTTTTGAGCC
This genomic window contains:
- the pssA gene encoding CDP-diacylglycerol--serine O-phosphatidyltransferase — encoded protein: MSLERRGKSVPMKTLIPNMITCGNMLSGMLSLVLAFHGHFVPASWLVFFAVFFDFMDGKMARKLGGSSSFGMELDSLADLVSFGVAPAMIIYSVYLKGFFGVTGAIVAAFFALCGALRLARFNVHHVDGSFQGLPIPAGGHFLVSFVVAGIHLPPYLMTVLVAATGFLMISSVPFGNLKALKPHNLNRHKAVFLWASAFMLIVVLRNKAPLAGMLIYIVSGFAGVDWGKWLSLEEVLDEEDLLEEDA